TCATTTTCTGAACATGAATGTTCAATTCATTAAATTACTTTAATTGTCCATTTGTTTGTTCCTTATGTGTGCTTCCAGCTTACTAAAATAATGAGATGTTTTTTTCTAGAAAACATgtgtaataaaaaaattaaatttaaattttttattttttttaatttttttaaaaaggaaacATAATAATGCACTAAAAAAAGAAGGCTGAAACTACTAAAACGAAGCATTGAAGCTCATATGCATGCAGAATTAAAAATTTGGGACCGACAGATGACCTAATTTGACAATCGGAGATACGTTTAAAGTGGACTAGAGAAGTAAAAGGAAATGGGTGGAGTAATATATTTCCTTCGTCACTTACAAGTTACAAGTCGCCCCAGTATATTTTTGGGTGCTAAATGCAGCATGATTTTACTTGACGCAAcccttttttctttcatttgtttcattctgaaaaaaaaaaacctaactcccacttttattgttttctctcaaccttttcccCTATTATTAGACATGTCATTTGTGTTCCAAGCGTGAATTAAGTTTTCTAATACAAAATGAATCGTAATTTGTGATAAATAATCAAAAAATTGACTTAGCTTTTATCCTATAGACTACATAGGGGTATTCAATAACAAGCTGATAGCCACGATTTTATGATTATTCTTGAAGAACATAATGTCAAGTCACCCGAAATTATGCTAGGAATATCATGATTATGAGCTTTACCCTTTTGTTCACgtaaacttgaatttttttagtgTAACGTGTACGTGATAAAATTAGAATACGTATTTGGATTGACATGGACGATTTTTTTGACTTGGAAGACCTTGGAATTGAGGTAATATCcgttttttttctgtttttttcgaGTCACTTCATGTAACTTATATGAAACATACACTTTCATtttgtacagattgaacaaaatagaATTAGCTATTTCGTATATATTGAATAAAGTGGAACTAACTATttcgtacagattgaacaaaatagagttaactatttcatacagattgaacaaaatatagtTAACTATTTCATACAGAAACCAAAGAATTAAAAAAGGATATTTCTGGTTTTTTACAGGGGTGCGCCAAAGTAATTGAAGGTTGCGTATATCCCTTTAAAAATTTTGACTACAAATTCTATgtataaaaaatatttagtgAAGTAGGATTTTATTAGACGTCAAAGTACAAATATTTTTGTTAACATTGACTTTTATAGTTTTTGCGCATATACAGTTCATATTTTAGTGTTCTGATACATGTTTTGAACATCGTAAAAAAGTCAAATGAAATGATCTTTGAATGCGGGAGGAGGGGGCAAAACTTTTGAGCGCGCAGTTTCTATGAGATTATTATAACATCCTATGAAAAATGAAGCTTAAACTTTCTCTAACAATGATTTTACCAAATCATGTTAAAACATGAAAAGAAAGCAAGGgaaaaagttaaaaacaattcATAAATGTATCAAAAAATCTTCTTGGTAGCTGCTGCATTCATCAAGTCCTTGATGAAACTATCAACATTTTTCTCAGCAGACCCTTTTGTAATTTCTAGTAGTCGCTTGATCTCCTTACTTTTATCATTGAGCTCAAAACCCATTGATCCACCAATTAAATCCTTTATTTTTCGTAAAACTTCCTCTCTTTTTACGGGTTTTTCGTCACAAAGGTTGCGCCCGATTTTCCAATCGTCCACAATTAATTTACGGTTTGTGAATTGATCCGTCAACAAGGGGAAGCACAATAACGGAACTTCACACCATATACTTTCTATTGTCGAGTTCCAACCACAATGCGTTAAGAATCCTCCTATTGCGCGATGAGCTAACACCGCCTTTTGACAAGTCCACTTAACAATCATTCCTCGATCACAGACCTCGCCCCTATACCCAGCCGGGAGTGGGTCCGGGTCGTCAGAACTCACCATATCGGGCCGGATAACCCAAAGGAAATTTACCCCACTAAGCTTGATCCCATTTGCTATCTCCTCAAGCTCCTCCTTACCAATATGTGCATAGCTACCAAAAGAAACATATAAAACCGAGCCGGGTGGTCTCGAGTCTAACCAAAGGGTGCAATCAGACTCGGCCCAAAGGCTAGTTGCCACCGGGCTTTTGTTGAACCCAGGTGCAAATAGAGGCCCGATAGCATAAAAGGGGACGTGGGGTTGGATGGCCGAAATTGTTTGAGACTCGAGCTCTTGAACCGTGTTACCGAGTATAAAATGAGCTTTTCGAGTGTCGTCCAAGGCTGATAAATTGTATTGAGGATGAAATGTTGTTAAATCCTCTTCTTGAAGATATGATGTCAAATCCTTTCGTTGAATTGATTTTATTCCTGGTATGTAGTCTATGGTATCCTTGCGCGTACTTGATCCTAATTAAAAGACATGAAGGTTGATTAGAGCAAAAATAATTTGAACACAACATAACCTTAAACAATCGTTTTATTACAATTTACAGAGACATTTTTTGTGtttggtttttgtttttttgacacACTACACATAGACATAGAGTAGGAACATTTCACCAAAATGCAAGTCATTTTTTGTAAAACTAGTACCACTCATTCCTTTCTTGACTGCTAGTCTTTTTTCCGTATTGAGTTATTTTTTTGTAAATCTTTTGTTATTTGTCCAACATTTATATAGTCATTGTACTAttttaaatacggagtattcaAATGACTCACTTATTTACTCCTAAACTTTTATCCTATTAAACCTCTTAATTATTTATATCCTTTACCCACGTGGGTTAGTTCTATTGAGATTCATGTGACAAATATACTTATGTTGCATTGTCTTAAAGTCCGAAATGAACTAACATTCAACAATGGTGAGTAATAAAAGTTCTTTTTTCACTTTATCTTTACTTTCTTCTTTTTTGAGAGAAACATTCTTACTTTCTTCTCTAACAGAATGTAACACGATTATACAAAATTACAAGTGTGGATTACTATTCCTTCTCCTCCAGAATTTACACTACTCACTCTGTTTCAAGTTGATCACAACATTTTGTGATAAACACTACTCACTCGGTTTCAAGTTGATCACAACATTTTGTATATCACATTTACCAATATTCTGCTTTGACCATTAATGTCTTTGGTTTCAAGTTGATCACAACATTTTGTGTATCACATTTACCAATGTTCTGCTTTGGCCATTAAACATCGTTAATTATCTTTTATTCTAGTAGTACCTTTTAGTAAAACATATTGTAAAATTATCGTTAAAATAatttctactccctccgttccaaaatgtttgttacgtttggacttttgcacgtttattaacgtataataaagattcttttggttttttattaaaaaaataaaccaagTAAAACCCCAATCCACTAataattacaacaaccaataagattgttttatttatcaaaatgaaccaataatggaaaagcacaaagattgctaacttaacatacttgggaaattgtaaagaaatttaatgagttgaaaaaattggaccaattaaaattaaaagttggcacaaaaaataatattataataagtttataaaaggaaagattccccatgtaacaaacattttgaaacaacctaaaaggaatacgtaacaaacattttggaaCGGAGGAGTACTATGTTTTACAACCTACATTTGTGTTTTACATTCGTAGTAAAAAAAATGTGGTCAAAGATAATGGATAAGTGGAGTAAAAAAAGTTAACAAGTTGCCATTTACCTGAAACAGATATAGTAACAATTATATTTATGTTGTAGATTCTCCGAGAATATGCTCTTTTAACCTAATAATTCCGGGCCCCGTTTAGCAATAATTTTCAGTCAATTATTACACTTGATCAAGATTGACAATAATGCGAATAATATTTTCTGTCAAACAAAATAATGAAATTCTTGGAATTACAATTTTGTAAACTACATCAGGCTTTTGACCCAATCTAAACAAATCTCAACTCGTTTTTGCCACTAATTCATCATTTCACCTAAAATCATCAGATATGGACAAATGCACACTAATTTGAGACTAAAAAAACCGTGAAATTTTTATGAGGAAATATTCCGAGTACCAGCAATGCGACAACAGAATTTGAACCGAAGCAATTAGGGTGCACCTGTATAATAATTTTCAGCAAAAACAGAAAATAGTTTGAAAATTTACCTGGACCAATGTGGCCATTTTGATGAAGCAAATGCCGATGAAAATAGATATCAAGAACCATAGCAGATTCAGTCCAAAACGACACATGAAACAACCCAAATTTACGAGCCACCTTAGACGCCCAAACAAAATAGCTATCAGCAATCAAGCAGCATGTCGTTGATGGCGACGACGACGACACAGATCTCAAGATCTTGGACAAAGCTACCTCCAAATGCGCCGGAAAACAATGAGTAGTAGCCCCAACCCACTGGTCATGATTCAACGACCGATCAAACTCCAACGGTAATCCGTCGGTAATTGTCATGTAATCGATGTCGAGGCTTGTAGAACTCTGTCTTCGAGCCTCGACAAAGATATCATTAGCGATGTCATTGGAGCGAGTAATCTTATGGTGAATGTGATCGGTGTTGATGAAAGTGACGGAAATGCCCTTTGATGCTAGCTTGATTGCTAGCTGCACGAATGGGTTTACATGGCCTTGTTGAGGAAGTGTTACTAGTATTGCGTGAAGCTTTTTCTTGGTGTGCCCATTTGTGTGAGATTTCtccatttttgtttttgttttttgatgtAAAAATTGTGAGATTGGGATTTATTTCCGGGTGCGAGTTTATGTATGGAATATATATATCCCAATAATGGGGAATGGGTTCGGCCCTCCAACTTGGTTCTTTACAGCAAAACATGACCACTTATTTGCCCCAATTAAAATTCCTTCACGTTTTTTCTAAATAAAAGCATGATAGATTGATACTCCGTAGATAATAATTGATGAGGCATCGTCCaccttctttttaaaaaaatttagtgggggtttataattttagaatataatAAATCTGTAAAAAGTGATTGACTTTTCATTGTTTGATTGCAACTACATTagtaaaaatatataattatagCTTGCAAGATGCTCAATTTCAATTATTCTGAATAAAATGGAATAAGTTTAACTCAAAGTTGTAAAATGATTAAGGATCCGCTTAGTTTAGTTTATTTTAAACAAAATAAGTACATGTATTAGGTTTGACAAAATAAGTTAAAACGAATtaaagtacggagtataatGTAAAGTACTCACAAGTTTCAAAATTCAGACAAACAAGTTAATGTGATTTAGAATTGGAGTTGGCTCAAGTAGTGCGGTTAGGGTTCAATTCCTATCCTTAAGGGGGGAAAGGGATTGGGGGAAACAGGATTGGAATGAGCCTTTGGGTGGGTGCCCTGTACAAGGGCAACATAGAGGATTTCTTCTTatcattaaaaaaagaaaagttaATGTAATTTTAAATGAGTTTATATGGAGCATCAAATACATTTAAGTAACACTATTCTCTGCCTCGTGATGTTCTTTGCACTTTTTATTTCAAGTcgtaatataaatttataagaaATAAAGTGATACATTATCTTGATATACACTTAGAAAATActtaatactacctccgtttcagaaagttttttacatttactatttgcacggactccaatgcaatatttaactactaatatatccaatttcgtatgtggaaaaattataaaaagttgattttatgaaaatacataacgagaccaatctaacaagatcttacctgtaacgttttgatgtatataatagtgagaatttacggtcaaagtttttatatttTGAACACATATTCccaagcgtaaagaactttcagaaacggaggaagtaatataaatttagaaaaaataaagtgAATAACGTAATTAATGTACAATAAACATTCTCATGGATTGGTAGGTAGGAGATAGAACTGTGGGGCATGCAAGTCACTAACTGCTGTCTGGAATCCAAAGGACAAGACTACAAGCTAAATGACCGAGCCGAGCCCATGGGATTAAGATCATGTGCATTGTTAAGTGTTAGGGGCCGTTTGGTTGGAGAAGGGGAAAGGAAAAGAGAATGAGAATGGGAATCAAGGAGAATGGAATGAAAACCCTTTGTTTAagaatgttgtttggtttgtCCATTCTTCTCCCCTCTCTCTCCTAAGtaagataataaataataaataataaataataaataataaataataaatatttattatttattatttattattcattattcattattaattactaattactaattactaattactaatcactaatcactaatcactaattattaattattaattattaattattaattagtaattattaattattaattattaattattaattattaattattaattattaattattaattattaattactaattattaattattaattattaattactaattactaattactaattactaattactaattactaattactaattactaattactaattactactaATTACTACTAATTACTACTAATTactaatcactaatcactaatcactaatcactaatcactaatcactaattattaattattaattattaattattaattattaattattaattattatttattattattatttatagagAGTGGtcaagggaaagggaatgacAAACCTTGGGGGTGGTAGGGTATCATTGTAGAGGGATTTGGGGGTAagtgaaaaataaaatagggtaaagggaatgacgaaaaccaccaaacaaacaacaacaaatggaATGAAACCTCatcattccctttccctttcctgaaaacccccaaccaaacgcccccttacTCCTCTCATTCTCTTTCCCTGTACATCATTTTTCACTAACTTGACATCtctttataatttattttgaaaCTTCTTTTTATTCGACAATATTAATTTAAAGTCATCGGTTCATCACTCTGTCacctaatttttaaatattaattatacttcaaattctcttttaaaaaaataaaaatactaaGAGTAATATTCTTTTACTTTAGTGGCCCACATACATTTTGCCGAAGGCATGACCATTATGGTTGAGCAAAACTATCcgtaaaaatcaaaaacccGAAATCCGAACCGATACTGGTTTGTATATTCGATCCGAAATTCGGGTATTGGGTATGGTTACGGTTATCGTTTTAAAAATAAAGGGTACCCGATAACTATCCGATAAACCCTTTTTTAAAAGCTTTTCcccgttaaaatatttttttctcaAGCGCACAAAATCTTAAATGTTTATAATCAATGTGTAATTTGAGTAAATTGTAATTTCATTAGTAATATAGTCAAAATCAAGTGCTAATGTTTGCATTTAGTGTTGAATGATATTACAAAAATCTAGTTACCAAGTCTATTTTTTCCAATTGGATATCATAACGGGTACCCGGTATCCGATCCGAAAGTTTAGGTACCTAAAGTACGGGTACCCGAACTTAACGGTTCGGTTCATGTATATCAATTTTAgcattattgattattgattaccCGATCCGATAATGCTATTGGTTTAGGTACCCAGCCCATACTCACCACTATGACCATCGATCACATATATGAATGTGACCCATGTCCCGGAAAGCTACAATCTCCTTGTTATCTTCTGTCAACATTGTGGAGTTTTCCAATGGTCTACTAGTCATTGACGACACCTTCAAGGCAACATTGTGCATGCTCTACCAACTTAACTTGTTACCCTTGCATTTGAACTAGAATTGTGTTGATCTCATGTTGAACTTGTTACCCTTGCATTTGAACTCAGAGCCGTGTTGATCTCGTGTTGAACTTGTTATCCTTGCATTCAAATTCGAGCCATGTCGATCTCAAGCTCTTTTAAGTTAAAATTTTGAAGTTCAACTTATAATAAACTCAACATGAGTTCGAAGATTATAACTTCTTAATTCTTATATGTAGTAGTTTCTTTTTGAAGAAAAAGTCATAATTCCTTATTGCCTTATACTCcgtattgattttttttggacCCTTATATTGATACTTTCCCTACTTCACAAGAAGAATAGTTTTCCCATACTTGCTTGGTTTCAAAAAGCAATAAACGAGCAAGATGATGGACGATAAAATTCTCATCTCTTTTAACACAATTTCCAGAAATAAAATCAAACCAACTACTCAAAGAGAGATCCTTTAATATGGAGTCTAAGTCACTGAAAAAAACCTTTGCGCAAACGAGAGATGACCCTTTGTCTATCCGATTCAAGCATCACATGTAGTAGTATGTTATAACTAATAACTATGAGGAGAAAGTAGTTGTTTAAGGGTTAATCCTCCAACATAACTACGTACGGATCACTCCATGCCAGACAAAGCTACAAATCTCATTCCCCTTAAGCAAACAAGTAAAATGTACACCAAGTAGTACTTGGTTTAGTTGGTGGGGATTAGATTTAGAGTTTTTTCTTATGAACTAGTATGATCCTTACTATATGCGGTTCAAGGACATTCATTCCCTTATCCTTGCCTCTATTCTCAATGAAGACATTTGAGTTTTGATTATCATGCTACAAAATCAGTGCTCTTTACTTCCTTTGCAAGCCAGCCATTTTCATTCACTGTAATAATTATGTTGTTGCTCAAAATGAGGCTTACAAGTCTTTAAATAGGCGGCGGATTACATTCCCAAAGTTGGTGACAATCCCCCTACCAACCCTACAATCCAGCTGTCCTAAATCAACTTAGAAACCAACAAAAGCAATATTGCTATATttggcaaaaaacaaaaacataggCAGTGATCATTTTAGGAATGAAAACTGATGCTGGACATGGGCTTGATACTTGGGCTGGACTTGCATCTTCTATCTTCTCTTCTTAACACTCCCCCTCAAGCTGAGAGTGATGAGGATGAGCACACTCCCAGCTTGGAAAGAAGGTGCTTGTGTTGAGCAGAACTGAGTAGTTTGGTGAAGACATCAGCTAGTTCATGTTTGGATGGAACATGAGTTGGAGAAATCACACCATCTGTAGTTTTGTCTCTGATGAAATGACAATCTATGTCCACATGTTTGGTTCTCTCATGGTGAAcatgtgaggttatgatacatatgacaattcataaatcatgcggaaaaaccatatagccaggaaatcatattatttacacataatcatttagcatagaatagatgcatacatgttgtagcgtgccttccctagctgcgctcgaaccgaacaagaacaagtctttaggactccaaatgtcgtccctccgtagatagtccacagtacgtccggatccgcctcaagttagaccaactagaatcgcccttaaggtgcttaggaatttcggctagtgtttgcaagtgtatggctgatttttatttcaaaaacttaccctttgaatacttcaatcgtgcccataaattgtgaccctaggcacctatttataggagtatggaaaaggaattgtaatcctactaggatgtggatttgctagttagaattttattaggactctaaataacaaaacaaatctaataggattaggattttaatctttgcacaaatcctaataggattaggatttcccgcacaagcattgcacgagccgtgcacccgcgcaagccttgcggcccacgacaggcgcacatcccacgctgctgtgctctcgcgcgcgcgcgcccttggctgggcctggccttgcgttgggcctggtcgaggcgtgtgttggtgcgtgcggctcgctgggagatggcctggcttcgtgctgggccttcgtctagcgggccctcgtccgatgctaattcgtacgatacgcttccgattaaattcccgattccggaattcatttccgatacgaacaatatttaatatttccgattccggaattaatttccgtttcgaacaaatatttaatattttcgtttccggaattatttttcgattccgataatatttccgattctgacaatatttccgtttccggcaatatttccgattccggcaatatttccatttccgataatattttccgatacgtaccatgtttccgtttccggcaacatctacgacttggataatatttatatttccgatacgatccatatttccgtttccagcaatatcatcgtttccggagtattcatttcttgcttgtgacgatctcagctcccattgaaaccaagatctgtcgattccgaatatccatagatagagtatttaatgccattaaatacttgatccgtttacgtactatttgtgtgaccctactggttcagtcaagagtaagctgtggattaatatcattaattccacttgacctgaagcggcctctagctaggcattcagctcacttgatctcactgaattattaacttgttaattaatactgaaccgcatttattagacttaacatagaatgcatacttggaccaagggcattatttccttcagtctcccacttgtccttagggacaagtgtgcatttcctaattcctttgtcgtttgatgcttgctcttgaacataaggtaagagttgtcatccttattatgtccagaggtgtttctcggtttcagagttcaactgatcaaataaacagataatcatagcctatgattcatccgagcacgaccatgcatttcacagtttctagctctccgagtggccttgtacaacttctaagcatctcatcccgatttatgggaggacaatcccaatcttgcgatcttgagattagacttcgtttgataggtgattacctgagcgttgcctttatagcctccttttacggtgcgacggttggtcaacgtcaaagcaaccagttctcaaacaagtaatctcaaatcactcaggtattgaggatttagtgtctaataattttaatgaaatttacttatgacaaattttcatctcttacagtaaagtttcataggtctgtctgatactagtcttcccaaagtaagtatctatgcaaatgattatgacattgccatgtccacatagttcaagaaacagaactactagtcatcttgcattctagtcgtctaacgttttctatgcgtccaattttatagaaaactccgaccagggacctttttcaacttttgacattcaagttcacttgatagatatttcttagtcacaggactggtcctgacagtctatcttgaatattttgtcaaattgaagggactgatcatttaatactaaaccaagattaaatggaatatgaaaatacatttcatatatgataaatgttcaaccccaatgttttacaaccatgggcctcaaacccatctttaaaacagttcatggaattcaaagctattcttgatttccagtgctacaatgtgagtgttgcttctcacttgttgcataggtttagttatcatgctttgctaatcttaatatccttttcatggaatgttcttcgagatatgatgataagatctttttgagtttgtttattatgtgatctagtctttcttactttgatagtggttttacgcattttgcaatgaagaaccatcaagttagcagacgtttttcttgcttcaagagtggttctacgcatttttcaatgaagaaccatcaagccagcagataggtgatctacccaagtttagtgaagaactttaaacaactctgttttattgcttcttaggcaataattacttttacttcaactgtataggttgctagtgattctttgtttggatttacctatccaagcagttcatagatatgtggaagactctccaactatatcttagaacatagaaattattattttaatttcccacgc
This Spinacia oleracea cultivar Varoflay chromosome 6, BTI_SOV_V1, whole genome shotgun sequence DNA region includes the following protein-coding sequences:
- the LOC110795674 gene encoding UDP-glycosyltransferase 86A2; its protein translation is MEKSHTNGHTKKKLHAILVTLPQQGHVNPFVQLAIKLASKGISVTFINTDHIHHKITRSNDIANDIFVEARRQSSTSLDIDYMTITDGLPLEFDRSLNHDQWVGATTHCFPAHLEVALSKILRSVSSSSPSTTCCLIADSYFVWASKVARKFGLFHVSFWTESAMVLDIYFHRHLLHQNGHIGPGSSTRKDTIDYIPGIKSIQRKDLTSYLQEEDLTTFHPQYNLSALDDTRKAHFILGNTVQELESQTISAIQPHVPFYAIGPLFAPGFNKSPVATSLWAESDCTLWLDSRPPGSVLYVSFGSYAHIGKEELEEIANGIKLSGVNFLWVIRPDMVSSDDPDPLPAGYRGEVCDRGMIVKWTCQKAVLAHRAIGGFLTHCGWNSTIESIWCEVPLLCFPLLTDQFTNRKLIVDDWKIGRNLCDEKPVKREEVLRKIKDLIGGSMGFELNDKSKEIKRLLEITKGSAEKNVDSFIKDLMNAAATKKIF